From one Marmota flaviventris isolate mMarFla1 chromosome 1, mMarFla1.hap1, whole genome shotgun sequence genomic stretch:
- the LOC139705226 gene encoding olfactory receptor 7D4-like — protein sequence MEAENHTVLSHFLLLGLSEDPDLQPILFGLFLSMYLVTVLGNLLIILAISSDSHLHTPMYFFLSNLSLADIGFISTTVPKMLVNIQAHSKDISYLECLAQAYFFIIYGGVDHFLLTIMAFDRFVAICHPLHYTVIMNPRLCVRLVLMSWLIMFWVSLIHVLLLNQLTFYTGTEIPHFFCELAELLKVAGSDTIINYIFIYVVAALLDMIPVTGILFSYSQIVSSLMKMSSSVSKYKAFSTCGSHLCVVSLFYGTAFGVYLSSAGTQSSSRTMIASVMYTVVTPMLNPFIYSLRNKDVKGALRRLLRRAVFGPSWVTDLRTKWTLQNLKLLL from the coding sequence ATGGAAGCAGAGAACCACACAGTCCTatcccacttcctcctcctgggcctctcAGAGGATCCAGACCTGCAGCCCATCCTCTTTggactgttcctgtccatgtacctggtcacagtgcttgggaacctgctcatcatcctggccatcagctctgactcccacctccacacccccatgtacttcttcctctccaacctgtccttggctgacatcGGCTTCATCTCCACCACGGTCCCTAAGATGCTGGTGAACATTCAAGCACATAGCAAAGACATCTCCTACCTAGAATGCCTTGCACaagcatatttttttattatttacggTGGAGTGGATCATTTCCTACTGACTATAATGGCCTTTGaccgctttgtggccatctgtcatCCCCTGCATTACACAGTCATCATGAACCCCCGACTCTGTGTCCGCCTGGTTCTGATGTCTTGGCTCATAATGTTCTGGGTCTCCCTGATTCATGTTCTATTGCTGAATCAACTGACCTTCTACACAGGCACTGAAATCCCacatttcttctgtgaactgGCTGAGTTACTCAAGGTGGCCGGCTCGGATACCATCATCAATTACATCTTTATATATGTGGTGGCTGCCCTGCTGGATATGATTCCTGTCACTGGGATCCTCTTCTCCTACTCTCAGATTGTCTCCTCCTTAATGAAGATGTCCTCCTCTGTGAGCAAGTataaagccttctccacctgtgggtctcacctcTGTGTGGTCTCCTTGTTCTATGGAACAGCTTTTGGGGTTTATCTAAGTTCTGCTGGGACCCAGTCTTCCTCAAGAACCATGATTGCCTCAgtgatgtacactgtggtcacccccatgttgaaccccttcatctacagcctgaggaacaaggatgtGAAGGGGGCCTTGAGGAGACTCCTCCGCAGAGCAGTCTTTGGTCCTTCTTGGGTCACTGACCTCAGAACTAAGTGGACTCTGCAGAACCTTAAGCTGTTGCTATGA
- the LOC114084172 gene encoding olfactory receptor 7E24-like, giving the protein MYLVTVLGNLLIILIISSDPHLHTPMYFFLSNLSLADIGFISTTVPKMIVNIQTHSRVISYVGCLTQMSLFILSGCMDDMLLTVMAYDRFVAICHPLHYSAIMNPHLCGFLVLMSFWIIVGLFYGTGLSAYLGSAVSLSPRTCAVFSVMYTVVSPMMNPFIYSLRNRDIKTTLRRIHSNEDNHRT; this is encoded by the exons atgtacctggtcacagtgctcgggaacctgctcatcatcctgatCATCAGCTCTgacccccacctccacacccccatgtacttcttcctctccaacctgtccttggctgacatTGGTTTCATCTCCACCACAGTCCCAAAGATGATTGTGAACATCCAAACTCACAGCAGAGTCATCTCCTATGTGGGCTGCCTGACACAGATGTCCCTTTTTATCCTTTCTGGGTGTATGGACGACATGCTTCtgactgtgatggcctatgaccggttTGTGGCCATCTGCCATCCCCTGCATTACTCAGCCATCATGAACCCTCACCTCTGTGGGTTCTTGGTTCTGATGTCCTTTTGGATCA TTGTTGGCTTATTTTATGGGACAGGCCTTTCAGCATATCTCGGTTCAGCTGTCTCACTTTCTCCCAGAACGTGTGCGGTGTTCTCAGTAATGTACACAGTTGTCAGCCCTATGATGAATCCCTTCAtttacagcctgaggaacagggacattaAAACCACCCTGAGAAGGATACACAGCAATGAGGACAATCACAGAACCTGA